The Juglans regia cultivar Chandler chromosome 11, Walnut 2.0, whole genome shotgun sequence genome contains the following window.
ttgaaatttgagattttagatatctgtgggtttaggAAGTAATTTCATACTTgaggtatagaaatttgaggactacGAGATGATCTTGGGAATATTTCAGGTTAGAGATTATGCATACTACAATGAGGTGATTGATGagagttaaggttttagaattccTGTAGGCGCTGGATCGTGACGttgaggaaataattttcagagTTGTGGTGTAGACATTTGTGGGCTATAGGAGGTGATTTTTATGGGTATTTAGGGTATTAGAAGTCTCAGGTGTTAGAcaagatattttatggaatttgcaGGGTAggaatttttatagatattctgAGATGTTCATGTTGATTGAGGTTCGGTTCAGTTTTGTAGACTGCATATAAGGCTTTTGATAGGATGGAAGGTTTAGAGTCTGGAGTTATATAGAGTTACTACTATTGcttgtacaattttttatatgcaCTTATGTTTGTTTTACTACTATCACCATTTGCTCATTTTGTACAAACCCTTTAttcttgtaatattttattttaataatccaagttgtcaggatgccacctcgtcgtcAGGAAAGAAGTGTATCGGGTATGAATGCGACAAATGATGAATGGGGATGCACCATAGAACAGTTTAATCGAATGCATCCTCCCACCTTCGATGGTCAGGGAGACGCAACCTTAGCGGAAGACTGGATCCAAGATATTAAGGAGATACTTCGCGTTACAAATTGCATGGACGAACATAAGGTTCTATTTTCTGCTTTCAAACTAACGGGAGAAGCAAAACGATGGTGGATTTTTGAAAGAACCATCAGAGAAGCGGAAGGGACGGAAATAGTCCGTTGGTTGCACTTCAAGCAAATATTTCTGGAACACTTTTTCCCAACCTCAGTCCGAGATGACAAGGCTATGGAGTTTGCTAATTTGGTACAAGGAGCTATGACAGTACATCAGTGCGTAGCTAGATTTATCGAGTTATCACGCTGTGCTGCATATTTGATCcctgatgaggagaagaaggctcGTAAGTTTGAACAGGGGCTGaatgaaaagatttatgaaagaattgtgggctttcaaatctGGAACTTCTTAGAATTGGTGAATAAGGCCACGGTATTTGAGCGGTGCCTTCAAAGAAGCGCAACACTACTGGAACAAAGGAAGAGGACTGCGCTAGAGGGGCTCAATCTGTGATGGATCAAGGGCCGTGGAAAAAGAGAAGTGATGGGAGCAACTCGGGGCAAAAGCAAATGCAAGTAAATCAATTGAACAGCCTCTGTAAGTTTTGTAATCGTGCACATACTAGAGAGTGCAGAAGGTTAATGGGGGCATGTTTTCGATGCAGTAAGACCGGACATCTTATCAGGGAATGCCCTTTACTGCTAACAGACAACAAGAAGCCTAACCCACATCCTAGTTCCCAACAAGCGAATCAGGGTAATAATCAACGTAGAATGGGACCGCCCGAGTGTTTGCACTGACATTTGAAGATGCTAAGAACTACAACAATGAGATCACAGGTACCTCACTCTATTTCTCCTTGAAATCTTTTTAATTGAGTCGAGATTAGCTTTGCTTGTATGGAACTGTTCTAATAGGATAGCTTAGAATATTAAAGTTTGGTTGAGAGTAGATTTTCTATggatttgaaatttgtgaatcgaGGTTATTTTGGACTTAAACTTGGAACTTTTGATTTTACTATGTTCATGTTGGGGGTCCTCTATAGTTAGTTGtgacctttaaaaaaaaaaaataacagcaCGGACTAGTTAAATGTGGAGGTTAGTTTTTTTCTGATGTATATGATTGAGATTCAATGTTTTTAGCACTATCGGTTGTTAGAGTGAGCAGCGGAAGCGTGGTTGTAGTGATGTGATAGTTTGAGCGTTTATTTCGTTATTTATTGGGGTTTTTATTttaggtggagattttggaatttattatttggtctttaattgcattatgGAGGTTTATATTCTAGACTTGAAAAGCGCAGTGTGTGCAATCGTGTATGGCTAggaaaaatatgggagaatacgatcgacaatattggagggttagaatttggaatattaggttcgacaattCCGGAATATTAATTAAGTTCGACAGTATGATTAACAAATGGGGTAGGCATGGAATCGTTGTAGCGGATAAATAATTAGGCCCTGCTtgtggtactagcaaatttcgaggacaaaattttttttaagggagggAGAATGTAGCACCAAGatccaatcaagctcaatttttatttatttatttattttgttatttattatttttctcaacacGTTAACTTCcccatatgttttatttttttttctttctgtctacattttttttcaccCCAAGGTCTTCCGCTCGTCCACGGCATGCATGACCTCGCACgtttccctcatttctctagggtttttccgttgcctatatatatactattactCCTCTCCTGAAAAGTAGTAGCCGCAGCATAACCCAAGCGTAACTCCCTTTCGTTCACTGCCTCTCCAAGTTCTCGGCTCAATGCTCGTCAACTTTGCACCCATAAACTAGACCACCACTTTTGACACACTCTGGCTCAGCCTCCATGAACCCTCCACCAAGTTGCAGCCGCTGCTAGCCTCTTCAACCTAGCCGTTGCAACGTCCAAAATACACGCTGCTCCCATGCGAAGTCGACGCAACCGTGCATGCATTGCATCTCCACGGAAAGCAACTCCACCTCGCCGTGCGTcacctccacttgaccatcACTGGAGTCCAgcttgtgacgcccccaaatttcgcttgggatcggacggacatttgaagcatcaagacatgtaacacaaggctacctgcccccgttcatgacatataagatgcaatattcctaacatgtatctagtattatgcaatattcgcagcggataaattttttttttctttagcaatactatgcaccaaaccgaaatatttcaaatacttaaaacatacttcatacataatgacgtactaaacaactgagatcacaacactagtccaaaatggttgtgatcaaaagagtgctagagattgaactccacaaatacaagtagtaatctgaggtaactactgtactaccatctacgtcgcaccgtcgcttagtcgaccgtttccaattggtcgattcccggttctccttcagatcctgtagcaaaatctaccattcggtggaaatggtagttgggactaccacagtgagatttgattacaaatctcagcaagttaataagaaacttccacacaggttaatgatgcatgcatggcagtaaaagcatgaatgcataatcaaatcataagtaatcatagcataacttgacatacaacataacataactggcataacttaaactaaaacttaagcttagcatgaacgtgaaacATAACTTggatttgaaacatagcatgaacgtgaacttgaaacataacataaacttgaaacataCCATGAAcctgaacatgcataatttgaacatgaacttgaaacataacatgaacctgagcatgacataacataaatatgaacttggaacataacgtaaacgtgaacataacataacatgaatttgaaacatattcttgtctcatgcgattaccatgattgcgtgaacgtaaacttgaacataacataacgtgaaacatgacttgaacgtaaaatgcatgaatttggaatcttattcaatagacttagtcattaaagtgaccatatgggtgctacacaggtccccttgagccgtgtgtccctgtcgattaccgcatcacatcacaggtttctataccagctgtgagtgcgttaatacgtactccacagttgttgtggccccacatattctatgtgtcacaattgctgtgtctcacgtagtgtatgctccacagttgttgtggccccatacttcatgctccacagttgctgtggccccatgacttatttgtttgtgccacacttgttgtgcacacacgtaacataatgtgtggcaccatcggcgttagtgcttggcgcgctccggtgtccagctaattaggccccattcgcaacttgttgactgtacttcgtcaacccaggaaatttcacacttatttagacactccagcgtgaacaaaggagttccactagaatattaccccatcctagcgcttagggtcctgattaacatgaataacttaactggcatacatgacatttcgtaacgtgacgtaacatgaacgtgacataaaagacagaagtcctgacgtagcataaccatacatgaactaagacgatagacatgacatacttcaagacataaatataacaaagaacattttataacatggcatacatgtaacatgcaacattttgtaatatgacataccatataacagacaacatttcttaacatggcgtactatgtgacagtgaatattacgtgacatgaaatacatgtaatagatgacatacttaacttaacatgacatacttgcaatgtaaagcaatgtatagcaatacgtgacagaatatcttgtgtaacagatgaataattcatgatagaataaattatgtgtaatagataaatatgtaatgacttggcatggcacatatgataacatgcatacatacattttagttcccttacttatcactcatatacattaaactgatagtaagttaaaagctaacttacctcgatcttcgcacttcgagacaaaactcaagtgcgatcaggagaaactgaaagtagtgatttttaaaagttagaacttaatcactaacaattagggatatggaaaaatatcaatttagagtaaaattaccattttaccctctacatgtggaaaaatgaccattttacccctaacttaaggattttgcatcctaatttcaaaaatcaccaaaatttacataccttatataaattttgtcctaagctcaaatatcaattcagaaaaatttaaaactaaacacaactattaaaactctatagagccgaaacttacaaaggctatttcctttgattttttttttttaattctttcaaatctcaaaactcatgattaaaccaaaatttttcttctactatactcataacatattcctaagaataatcatgttttgaatcatgaacaaaagtcatcaaaatcactaaaaccatacttgaactttttggtttttcttctaagttcaaaacagaattttgtttctaacttgttttgatcaacttcttgatccatgacttataaagtagtgatcttcaaaccaaaacatcacatggtttagaaaggtgtcctaaaatagatccaagcatcaaactcaagatcacatggttaaacatcacccaaaacataaatttagccaagaacatcatcactttggcctaaccaaatatctcaatgcataaaatttcatatcttcgaaactaacatcaaatatattcaaaataacattctaacatgtatataagaggcttaggatcttccaataaaaatatcaaaaccattggaataagattaaaccataaaagatttaaaatttctcaaaacataaactgtttttcttcttccagtttctaagtttctagacctaagaaaatatttcaccaaaactgtTAATCCtacaacaaatcctcaaccaataatcatatacacatgttaacagtacttcataaaaatttcggacgaagatctattcattagcttggtcaaaaactccaaaatataacacactctccagtttatcgcccagaatgacctttctggggtctaaacaacttttgaccaatcaaatgatctccaaatggaacaaataagatatccacgtaaaatagactccaaaataaacaactttcatgaggaaacattgcgaggaaacacttaaaaaagcttcgaaacaggcattcaaaagaggtaagaaaaactgtccgagagtgtcttttgtgttctatgaaggaaaagtgtaaaggagagttgcttttcgtgggaagtggactgaagagcctcttacacaagttatgggaagtgatatgactgaaggaaaggttgagtgttggccttttcttctcataaaaatcagtccaaaatcttttctcaaagtagagtgtaagagtgaaagagtgaggtggccttttacctttgtatttcaagaaccttctaggaccttcttgtacagatctggccagccaagtgggggtacaaaacttagccatgaagcaatgctaatggtgaccaatttcgtgggccttaatgggcctaaaccgaatgggcctaaattttggggtttaaagagggtttgggttgctatcaagcccaaatccaatatcacttggcccaatcaatttttcaaagttaacaaggttggataatgatattctaacacaaatttgaaggattaatagcatgtggaagtgacttaatcaagtgattaaatacaatactagaaatcggattagaaagggtttgaaggccaactttagggtttgggaagccgtttagggttttggtttcaatcaGGGTTTTggttgggctttcaattggattcccaccatttagggttttactaggattgaagccctctttgatctggcacaatttggttgagcagatgaaacaaggttttgcttaagtggtatgatctcacaccttgattccttcaaattcaacaaacattcctcatggtgccaagtgtctaatattattcactaagtgtggctaagatcttaccaagtgtccaaataaaacttctgtaatctaatttggacattccacactatgattttaaaatactgcaattggtgtgcttatcgaggttactattcactccgaaaaagtgaatcataaacttaacactaaaaattcatattaacctacagtgaaaatattataccgaaattcaacctcgaagtgcccctaaaaataatttcacaatttccaacagacgtttcgtccggaattatgaaaataggatattgcgcataaaacttatatttctagcaccatagtgcgggataacactgactatattgacagactaaaacctatgcgattggtcgattcataaaagcttatggggttttcatgagattcctaaagtcaatagaaattccaccaatgaatttctagcgggctattACACAGCTCCTCCACCGtacaccactgcaccaccaccagagtGCCGAAAACAACCATCTACGGAGTGAAtgaaactcctctgttttgggtCTTAAAACAGAGCATTTGGTTGCTCCTCCAAGCACGGCAGTTTTGCACTACCAACCCTTTCGGGTGTGTCCTCAGCAACGCAAAGGGAACCCATAGTCCAGCATCTCAGCCACGCCTAGCCGTGTCACCGTCAATAGCCACCCAGGCCGTCACCACGCGTAAGTCTCTCGGTAAGGAGCCCACCGTCTCTGTCTCCTTCTCGATGCTCtcatacctctctctctcactcgtcattttttttctctctcagtgCTCTGCTGCTGGGACAGCCACCTTCATCTCCGCACCGCACACAACTCCTCCATTCACAGTGAGCTACCTCTACCTACCTCACGCCGAACTCCATTCCTTCCACTAATCTCTCTTTCTGCCCCATGAGTTTAGCCACCCTTTTTCTGTTGTAACCACCACCCTCACCATTGTGGACAACCGCCCAACTCGCAGTTATCGAGCTCTCAATCTCTCGGTGAGCCTCTGCCTCACAAACCATTGTTTTGCTTTTATGTAGTACGAGTTTTTTGTTCAGGTAGCTTTGTTATTATGAGTTTACGTAACTTTGTAATGTgttgtttaattaaataaaattacattaatacccTTTGTTACATATTATTTAGATATGGAATAACAGTTTTGCCCTTATTATTagatggtttcaatttgaaattttgttgatattaaatatgtttttacatGGTTTATGCGAGATGTATAAGagattttacagaaaataaataggattttcaaactttactattggtagcaaattattttagtaactgtgtaattttatttttaacatttaaattatgattaaagctatttttttttattatttaacgaaatttttattagtacttaccttaaatgttgaatattatcaaagaaatttagagaatgaggatatttaaggttatgaaattttagattttgaagaattaaataggttattataaaagtttaggattaaatatcgaaataggagattaattggaaatttacgagaattatgtgattattttataggtgacaattaattattgtttgacattttttaggaattcagaaaaagctaagaagttcaggtaagcagggttcctatgctagactttgcattaaaataaaatgtgctgaggttattttttggaaaatatatatatttggttgaaaataaatttgaactacctcagttatttgttctgtattactcatgagacttttgtttcaaaagaaagtattttctgtcgtgactggtgtagacatgagcttatttcttacattctatttctaaactttgaaaaagagagcaaa
Protein-coding sequences here:
- the LOC108999316 gene encoding uncharacterized protein LOC108999316 — protein: MNATNDEWGCTIEQFNRMHPPTFDGQGDATLAEDWIQDIKEILRVTNCMDEHKVLFSAFKLTGEAKRWWIFERTIREAEGTEIVRWLHFKQIFLEHFFPTSVRDDKAMEFANLVQGAMTVHQCVARFIELSRCAAYLIPDEEKKARKFEQGLNEKIYERIVGFQIWNFLELVNKATVFERCLQRSATLLEQRKRTALEGLNL